Sequence from the Verrucomicrobiota bacterium genome:
CGCCGTGCCCGCGCTTTGGCGCGCCTGGCATGAGGCGGCGGCCATCCCGAATACCGTTCGCCTGGCCATTTCTGCCAGCGCGCCGCTGCCGATCACTCTGGAGCGGGCCGTGTTTGAAGCCACCGGGCTGAAAATTCACAACTTTTACGGTTCCTCCGAATGCGGCGGCATTGCCTATGATTCCACGCCCACGCCGCGCCTGGACGATGCCTGCGTGGGCCAGCCCATGCGGCACGTGCGGCTCTCGGTGAATGATGAGGGTTGCATGCTGGTTCAGAGCCGGGCGGTGGCGGAAACGTATTGGCCGGAAGCCAGCCCGGCGCTGGGCCAAGGCCGGTTTCAGACCAGTGACCTGGCAGAAATGACCAGCGGGCAGGTCTTTTTGCGCGGGCGGTTAAGCGATCAGATCCATGTGGCCGGACGCAAGGTTTCCCCGGAACACGTGGAACACGCGCTGCGCCTGCACCCCGGGGTGCGCGACTGCCTGGTGTTTGGGGTTCCCAGCCCGGACGCCGACCGCACGGAAAGCATCGTGGCTTGTGTCGCCGGCAAACACTCGCTTTCCGCAGAAAGCTTGAAACATTTTCTCCTGGACCGCCTGCCCGCCTGGCAGGTGCCGCGCGAGTGGTGGTTGGTGGATTCGCTGGAAGCCAACGCCCGGGGAAAATTGCCGCGCGCGGAATGGCGCCGCAAATTCCTCGAACGGCAGAAAACGGATTTTGCCCGCTAATCACGCCAATGAACGCGAATGGAAAAACGTGGAAATTTGTTAGCGAGATAGGTAATTCCCGAGTTGAAATTATTTATGAACGATCTGATTTATAAAGACGAAGCATACAAGATAATCGGGGCTTGTTTCGAGGTATATAATGACAAAGGGTGCGGGTTTCTGGAAGCAGTCTATCAGGAATGTCTTGAAATCGAATTGAGCATGAAAGGCATTCCTTTTGTATCCAAGCCACAGGTTGCTCTGACCTACAAAGGGCATCCGCTAAAATGCACCTACCAACCCGATCTGATTTGCTACGGTAAAATTGTGGTGGAACTCAAAGCAGTGTCCACCTTGGTTGATGAACATCGCGCACAAGTGATCAATTATCTTAACGCCACCGGATACGAACTGGGGCTATTGGTCAATTTCGCGCACTACCCAAAGCTCGAATACGAACGATTGGCAAATACCCGAAAAAAATTCATTCCAGCAAATCTTGCAACCAAGCACGAATGAAATAATTTAAAAAATTCGCGTGATTCGCGGGTAAAATCCGGCTCACTGCGCGAAGCGCCAGTCCGGGGCCGCGCCGGGTTTCACCGGCAACTCCAGCATCACTCGGCGAATCAGGTCCACGGGGATGGCTCCCTGACGCAACACCGCATCGTGAAATTCCCGTTCGCTCATTTTCTTTTTGCCGACCGTTTCTTTGTGCAGCGTGTATAATTGCAATCCCCCAAGCATATAGGCCGCCTGATACAGGGGTGAGTAATCGTCACTGATATACCGGCGGACCTCGCTGGTCGCCCCCAGCTTCTCATGCCCCACGCGGGCCATCAGGAAATCCACCATTTGCGGCGGGGTCATCTCGCCGAGGTGAAATTTCAAACTGACAATAATGCGGGCGCAACGGTGCATCCGCCAAAACAACATGCCAACGCGCTCCTCGGGCGTGCGCGCATATCCCAGATCCCATAAGCGCAACTCCCAATACAGCGCCCACCCTTCCACGAGGAAAGGAGTGGCAAACAGACTGCGTTGCTGCTGGTAACGGGAGCCGACAAAGTTTTGCAGGTGATGGCCGGGGACCAGCTCATGCGGGATCACCAAGTGCATGAACGGGCGGTTGTTGCCGCGCATGGACATCACCTTGTCCTCATGTTTCATGTCCTCGCGCGCATACGCCACGAGCACGCTTTGCCCGCCATAGGCGGCGTAGGGCATGGTCTTTTGCTGCTCGCTGTTCAGCATCGTCAACCGCCAGGTTTCCTCGCACAACGGCGGCACCGTAACCAAATCATGCTCCCGCACAAACTGGACGGCGGCACGCCCCTCAGTGGCCACCACTTCCTCCTGTTTCCCCGGCGGCACATGTTGCGATTTCACACCCGCCAGTGCCGCTTTCCAATCCGCCACGCCCATGTCGGCGGCGGCCTTCCGCATCTGTTCTTCGCACCATGCGAATTCACGCTCGCCGATGGCAATCAACTCGCGCGGGGTGTAGGGTAGAAATTCAGTGGTGATCTCGGTTTGCAGCGCGGCGGCGCCAAATGGCTCGCCCACCAGCGGATCTTCCGGCTTGCCTTTGAGGCCGGCCAGCTCTTCGCGCAGACACTTCGCGTATTCCTCCAACGCCTTGGCCGTTTCCTCTTGGGGTTTCTTCAGCCACCAACTGAATTCAGGCTGAACACCATCATACGCGTTGAACCAATTCTTCAGGGTCTGCCGGACTTCATCCGTGGCACTGGCGGCGCGCCGGGCTAACGTGGCGGAAATCTTCAACGACGGCGCGTTCGTACCGGCGGTCTTGGACGGTTCCTCTTTGGTTTCGGTCGTTTCCTTCTTGTCGTCCCCGGTCGCCTTGTCCTTGGGTTTATCTTTCCGGCCCGCATCCAGCCGCTCGCGCAGTTTCTTTATCTGTTCAGGGACGCCGGCCAACTCGGTGGCGGCGGCTTGAGCATCCAACGGGGTCATGTGCCAGCGGGCCAGTTCCAGCTTCTGGATGGCCTCGCGAAACGGCAACAGGTCACGCATATCCTGCAACCGCTGGCGGTCGCGTTCCAGGCGAGCTTGGGAGCGCTGGAGCAAGTTGAGCAAAAGTGCCTGGTCCACCTGCCCCTGGACGTTAAGCTTTTTGAAACCGGCGATCTTCACCCGCGCCTGCCATTCCTGGCCCAAGCGCTCCAGACGATCAAATCGGGCCTCCGACCAGGGGAGGCTATAGAATTGGCCAACACTGTTGCGATCACTCTCGAACTGCTGAACCTCCGCCTCATAATCGCTGTTCGCCAGCGCGGCTGGTGGTGGCGTGGCCACCATGGAATTGCGGCCGAGCGCCAGGCATACGCCAACCACCAAACCGCCACCAACTTTTAAACTGCGCCTTGTAATCAATGAAAATGACATAGCTCAATCCTTGGTAAATCAAATCCAGCGGCTGCCATACAAATGCGACATAACCGCGATGGAAAACTTGGTGGCATGGGCCAGCGCCAGAAAGACCACCGGAAACAGGTTGATGAGGACAATGATGATGACGAAGCCCCACTGACTGAAGCGCATATAGGCCTCCTCGGTCATGCCGATCAAATACCGTAACACCCGCGACCCATCCAACGGCGGAATTGGCAGCAGGTTGAAGAAGCAAAGGAACATGCTCAGTGCGGCCAGGCTGATGCAATAATCAACCGTCGGCTCGCTCCCGGCGAAC
This genomic interval carries:
- a CDS encoding fatty acid--CoA ligase family protein; amino-acid sequence: MSLLYERWRQVAKERRKELALRDLATGDAWTFEQLATAVESSARGKPGLICPHGHSAQFILAVLRGWRDQSVVCPLEPGQKPPAVPLPPPGIAHLKLTSATTGQSRVVAFTGAQLAADAEHILPTMGLRPEWPNLAVISMAHSYGFSNLVLPLTLFGIPLLVAPSPLPEAMRRAAQLFPAITLPAVPALWRAWHEAAAIPNTVRLAISASAPLPITLERAVFEATGLKIHNFYGSSECGGIAYDSTPTPRLDDACVGQPMRHVRLSVNDEGCMLVQSRAVAETYWPEASPALGQGRFQTSDLAEMTSGQVFLRGRLSDQIHVAGRKVSPEHVEHALRLHPGVRDCLVFGVPSPDADRTESIVACVAGKHSLSAESLKHFLLDRLPAWQVPREWWLVDSLEANARGKLPRAEWRRKFLERQKTDFAR
- a CDS encoding GxxExxY protein; this encodes MNDLIYKDEAYKIIGACFEVYNDKGCGFLEAVYQECLEIELSMKGIPFVSKPQVALTYKGHPLKCTYQPDLICYGKIVVELKAVSTLVDEHRAQVINYLNATGYELGLLVNFAHYPKLEYERLANTRKKFIPANLATKHE
- a CDS encoding DUF885 family protein gives rise to the protein MSFSLITRRSLKVGGGLVVGVCLALGRNSMVATPPPAALANSDYEAEVQQFESDRNSVGQFYSLPWSEARFDRLERLGQEWQARVKIAGFKKLNVQGQVDQALLLNLLQRSQARLERDRQRLQDMRDLLPFREAIQKLELARWHMTPLDAQAAATELAGVPEQIKKLRERLDAGRKDKPKDKATGDDKKETTETKEEPSKTAGTNAPSLKISATLARRAASATDEVRQTLKNWFNAYDGVQPEFSWWLKKPQEETAKALEEYAKCLREELAGLKGKPEDPLVGEPFGAAALQTEITTEFLPYTPRELIAIGEREFAWCEEQMRKAAADMGVADWKAALAGVKSQHVPPGKQEEVVATEGRAAVQFVREHDLVTVPPLCEETWRLTMLNSEQQKTMPYAAYGGQSVLVAYAREDMKHEDKVMSMRGNNRPFMHLVIPHELVPGHHLQNFVGSRYQQQRSLFATPFLVEGWALYWELRLWDLGYARTPEERVGMLFWRMHRCARIIVSLKFHLGEMTPPQMVDFLMARVGHEKLGATSEVRRYISDDYSPLYQAAYMLGGLQLYTLHKETVGKKKMSEREFHDAVLRQGAIPVDLIRRVMLELPVKPGAAPDWRFAQ